Below is a window of Drosophila willistoni isolate 14030-0811.24 chromosome XR unlocalized genomic scaffold, UCI_dwil_1.1 Seg144, whole genome shotgun sequence DNA.
ATTGTTATCGATATATTTGAGATTTTCGAATCGAAAGCCATTCAACCTTAAGGCATACATCTCAGAACTTTGATTGTAATAGTCGGTCCAGAATCAGATCATCTTATCTTGGGCGCCAGATTTTCAAGGTTTGGGCGTCAAAATTTGGTATTATTCTGATGCTGATTCTTTTCCCTTGGctataacaaaacaaaaaacaattccATTGATTTGCAAACGAAACAAGCCTATTTCATGCCTAAAATTCCATTACCATTCGCTCATTTGCTGCGTTCGCAGAAGACTGCGCGTTCTTTTGCGCTTCTCCCGCTCAAAACATAGCCGATCTTTAAGAATGAATTTTGCCAAACACAGATGACAATGAGCCGGGCCAAGAGCTTGGCGacaaacagacacacagacagacagacagacacacaaacaGTTCAGTTCTTAAcgacaaaaccaaaaaacaatcGTCGTCAGTCAATTCGCAAAACGATTTGGGGTATGCGCGACAGGTATGCCTATGAACCACAAGCAAAGTAGCAGCAGGAACAGAAACAGAAGGTAGAGGTAGATGTAGAGGTACAGGTCGTCGCTAACTTAAAAAACCTGGCGacaatttttgcaattgtctctctctctctccctttctctctctcgctctatcTGGTGGCACGTCTACCAAAGTTGTAGTCATCGATGGCAACCATGGAGGTCGTCGTCATTGTCGTTGGCTGTTGTTGGCTCCATTGGCTGTTGCATTGCTCACATAATCGACAATGAAAAGCGCCGCAAAATTGCAACTTGCATACAAAAATCTGTTTTTGGCTTCAGACTTGTTAATTGCGCCATTCAATGGGAGAGTCGAGAgcatttaattgttgttgctgttgttattgctgctaCTGTTTACCCATTTGCCGTTTCCACCTTGAACCTGTCGTccagcagcaccaccagcagAAACTGTCTGGGTCGTATCTACCTCGCACTCCCCCTCCAACCACTTGGCTCTCCACCCTTTTGTATATCCTATGGGCATGTGCGTGGGCAGCTCCAATTACGCGCTCACAAACACTAAAACCCTTAACCTTAAACCGCTTGACGCCTCCCGCTGAGCCTCGACAAACCACGCTTCAGTGAACTTCAAAAAGTGTGCGACAAGAGGGAGGAAGAGTAAGAAAcctaattaataaattaactaTACCATTAAAATAATACTCACATATgtacacaaatacacacacacacacccacacccacccGACATCTCTCCTCGACTGTATATCCCTTTAGCCAGACTCACGcactttaattataaatattttcatgcTGAAATATGCATGCACTTGTTCACTAACAAACAAAGGCCAACAAAATCAATGGGTATCATAGAGAGTAGTCGAATTCGCATTGAATATGTAACAGATAGTCGTTTCTGTAATTGtccttttctttttagttttttaacaCTTAAACCCGTAAAGACCAAACGGATTGAGCCAGCTACTGCATTTAAAGTTAAATCAATCAGTTACGACTCTGTGTTGATAATATTTCTAGAAAAGATTCTAGGGATTCTGGGTAGGTATGTATAGGTGGGAATCGAAGAAATCTTATAGTGAAATTTTgatcattttatatatattttcaatattgTTAGTATTGTCTGAAAATCTATTTCGCTgtttattaatttgtaattcGCAACTTGTTTTAACATTGACGGAAAATTCTCTTAAAccttttaataaatatttcgcctTATTACTTCCAAATTGGTCGACTAATTTGTTTTCTGGCTAAGAAAGAGGAACTATAATTTCCCCTTTTTAATCACAATCGAATGGGAACGAACTAAGCTTACAGTTTTAGAAAACTGGGTCTTAAAATATCTGAGTTTTGGGTACTTTTGGGTATTAACTATTCGTTGCACTTGGTAagaatacatttcaaaatgtagttgttattttattttggtggTTGGCTGCAGCTTCTGTTTGCTGCCATGAGAGTTGACTTAATTAAGCGCCCCAGGTGAGGTGCGTTTTTTGGGTTGTCAGCCCCCTTCTTATCCATGGGTTTACCTACTGCCACTGCCTCCTCCAACTCCAGCATAACCATCATCTTTACCACCATTTCCCAACTCTTCGACTTCTCCTATATGCCTGACATATGCAGCAGGTTGCTTGGTTGCTTATTTTGACATGACCTGCGCGTTCCGCTTTACCCCCGCCCTTCGTATATCCCCCCTTACCAAAAGACCCCGTTGCGTTGCGCACTTtttttcaacatatttttggCAGCTAATTAGTGATATTTGAATTcattaaatatgaaaatggACAATTTTATGGAAATTTTCGGTAGaagaaatttatgtttttttgatttgcatggaatttgtgtgtctgtgtgtgtgtgtgtttgtgtgtgtgtctgtgtgtgatgTGGTGTGGCACAGAATTTGGTGAGGCATGAACAGAGCCAAATAAACGTATGAAGGAACTGTGGGGAACTGGGAATGGTTTTGCCGCCGATGGAAATCTACCTAtagaattttatttgtattttattttcatgttAACAGTTCTATTATCCTTGTGGCTATATCTCTCTGCGAGAGAACCGCTCGAACGCGATGATAAATCGCACCATTTATATGTGTGCGCCCAGGCAAATATATCAGCTAGGCAAGGTCATAAATATTAATTGTGTTTTCAGGGAGTTTCGGCAAGTGGAGAGTGGAAGGGAGAAGAGTTTCTGTCCAGGACAGGGAACTGGAATTTGGTTATTGAGTCTGTTAGGTTGGGGAACGGTCTCGGTTGGTTGGTTAggctggtttttgtttttggattgagttcgattcgttttttttttttattatttgtttcaCTCTTTTTGGAGGGGGAGGgctatattttgcatgttttgcCTGTTATGTTTGCCTGTGgcgagttgttgttgttgccattatCAATCGATCGAACGCGAGCCGCATTTGCTTAGCGGTTTGCGCATGAGCGAACCTCAATTGaatcaataacaacaacaacaaccatcaAAGGCAAATACCAACTACAGTCAATATTGTTAATAAATATTccaacacatatgtatgtgtgtgtgtgtgtgtgtgagatgGTGTGTTGATATCCTACATAAATTCAAATGACATGAGTTTACTTCAACAAAGTTGTATGATTTGTGGAAATGGCTAATAGATAAATAGGGGGAAACTCTTTTAATGGCCTCTACCTGAGATTGCCAATCGAGAAAATGCATCTTTGAAAATGATATATGGAAAACAGAAGCTCTGAAGAACCGAACTAAAGTTATAAACATTTGGTTTCTAGAAATTCGAAAACAGATTcgaataaattttttgattttgtcaGCAATATTGCCCatcaaattgatttattttgacCAATTCAATATGTTGGCTAATATTTGTACATATTTTTGGTCTAGGCCAACTGAAGTTGGCTCTGAATGGAATAGCAATTGGCCCGTGGGTTACTGTTATTTAGTTGGCCGTGATTAATATCCCTTGGAATGCAGTTGTCGACAAAGGCGTGGCAAATATAGGCgaccctcacacacacacacacacattcgtAATCATATGTGGTATCCACAAAAACCAGAATccaccaaaaaaagaaaagagcgagtgcaaaacaaatttgtatGCATTATATATTTATGCAAGTTTTGTTcactcgttttttttttgttgttccttGGCCATTTTAGCTCAGTTATAAATTACATGGGCCATAGGCATCGTCatcaatgtatgtatgtatgtggtttctgtgtgtgtgtgtgtgtgtgtgtttgcataATCTTCATTCTAAAATCTTTTTGGCATCCCACTTGAGAGCATACATACATGATGCAGAAAGTGAACAAGCCAACAGATAAAGGatgaatgagagagagagagagagacagagagagaaagagaagagaTGAACAATGTCTAGAACAATAGCGAAAagaggcaacaacaaaaagcaaaactaTGGGGCTATACAATGTGAAGTCTCCTCTAGAGCTGACCGCCACTCTCATAATAGAGTCATAAAATTTTAGTGCATTCTCCCCGAAAGTGCTCCCCCAAGATCTGGCCCATCCATCCATCGGCTGcagcaaccaaccaaccacctTTACCTTTTGGCCAACTATTCAAACCAATCCAAgcaaccaaccagccaaccagccaagcagccaaccaaccaaccccCTGTGGCGCCTCAACATCAAATACGTTTCGCTTTGTTGGCCATTGTGACGGCGGCCAATTTGGGTTCTCGGACAACCAGAGAAATATATAATTGTGATTAATTATACaacataaaaatgtttttgtttttcttgctgttattgttgttgtttgttgctgtttaGATACAACAATTTGATGCATTTATTAACCGAAAAATCACTTGAAATAAGTGGCCAGCAGTTTAAGAAAAGAATTGTTCGCTCTGGGGCCAGGTTAAAACTATTATCAGTTgtcataaatattaaaataaaggACATATAGGGGGCTGGTCAAACTCTTTAAAATAACTAAGAATTATCAGCAATCAGCAATTGGTTTTAGTATTGCTTTTAGCTATATAAGTTTATATTATGGTTTAACTCTTCTTCAATCCAAATACCTCAAGAGTACAGTTAATATGGTATAACATTGCTTTAATaactgaaatatatatatatactcaatTGATATTGATGTATTATtgtaaaaattaattgaattgcTACTTACCAGCATACAGTTATTTAGATTATATGCTGGAAATGGATTTGCCTTCATGTTCAAAGGTTTTTGTGCACGTAGCATGATTAAAATTAGATTACGTTGAGATTTCAATAATTTCGATTTCGAAGAATATTGATAGGCATCGTAGGCAGCCAAAGCCACTTCATGTGATTTTTCAGTTACCATATCACCGAACTTTGACCAATACGATATATAAGAAAATGTCATCAACATAAATATTGCAAATCGTATAACAATTTCGATTTGATCACGACATGCCATAACCACAAATGCCGATAGGCATAGCAGGGCAAATGTGGCAAATAGTTGTAATATCAATGGTGCATAGAACACTTCATTGACACGTTGAACCAAACTGAAAGTACACTAATTAAATTTGTGTTTAATTTTAGAGCAATTGTCATCCCTACTCACTGGAGTATCCTTTGATGGCAACGCACCAAACGCCGCAATTCGCTAGAGAAATGTTGCTCATCAtcggtttttttctttagttcACGTAGCTCAATGCAAAGAATTTGAAAATGTACAGCCAATTGAGAGAAACAGTGTACTGAGAACAATTCCGTATAGAGTATCCACAACTGATAGTAGGTCATTATGAAAATTTGTGTTAGCAATATAATGAAATGACATATTGGATGCTCAATGGGATTATGCAACTCAAATGGATAGGCACAATGAAAAAGTAATGTTTGGGCCGACCACAAGGGATGGCTAACAATCACTGTACTAAAGAAAGCCATGGCTCCATACCAAGCCACACTCAATCCTGTCTCCAATAGAAAGTGTTCCCGTTGTATCGAACGTATTCGCTTAATTGTATTCGGTTCATGATGCATTTGCTCGAGTGTGTCTATTATTATATCGATATCATCGGCATAGTTTAGAAAGTATATCACCttgaaacacaaaaagaatGCCTAAAAATAGTAATTATTAATAGAAATATACGATAACTATTACTTATGTATATAGGCAACCTACTGCAATGACCCATAATATATCTTCACCCAAGTCCACAATACTGTCAAAAGATTCAGGTATTCCATATAATAATgacaagaaaaatatataaatctgTACAATAATAAAGTAATGCCAAATGCATCGAATAGGCAATTGACGTTCCTCAGTATTCATATAATTCCAAATGGCTCTGCAAGTATTGAGAATCGAATTAAATAACTATTTTAAATACCTTTTCGCTTAAGCTAACTTCATCTGTTCACGATTATAGTAGACTGTCATGTGGCGTGGATGTGTGAATTTATGCAAAACTTGCCAACCATCTACGAATTGCTCATAGAAACGTTGCCAATTCATCATTGACTGCATTGAAAAGTGCGGGTTTCTTGAATCAAGTCTTTCACTTTTTATATaccccacacaaacacacaagaaGCACTTGTTAGATAATTCGCATTCAGGGATGGCAAGTGAATTCCAtgaatcaatttaaataattgttataaattattaaattgacTTTTAGTttgtaatattattttttatatctcTCTATTTAAATATGAAATGATTTCAATAGAATTAGGTCTTTAGATTTTGAAATACAAGATTTAAAAAGCGATTTTTTCTGTTTGGTATTGGCAACTTCTCAAGATTGATTGTCTTTAATTGTATTCTTAAAGAAGGATCCTCCTCTTCTTAGGTTTTGTATGTGACAATGTCCATACAATTTATTGCCATATCTAAATTTTTAAAGTCtagagtttattttttttttaatttttaccacttcttgtttgttatttcttcattttttttctattttttgacTTGGTTAAACAGATATGTATCCCTAGTCCTGTGGTGTTGCGTGAAGTTATTTCCAGGTGTCTAGGTCTCAGCACCTCAAGCAAATAACAATTTAATCTGCACATAAAGCGATTATGGCCAATCAAATGTAGAAGCGTAGA
It encodes the following:
- the LOC6638780 gene encoding odorant receptor 65a, with translation MNWQRFYEQFVDGWQVLHKFTHPRHMTVYYNREQMKAIWNYMNTEERQLPIRCIWHYFIIVQIYIFFLSLLYGIPESFDSIVDLGEDILWVIAAFFLCFKVIYFLNYADDIDIIIDTLEQMHHEPNTIKRIRSIQREHFLLETGLSVAWYGAMAFFSTVIVSHPLWSAQTLLFHCAYPFELHNPIEHPICHFIILLTQIFIMTYYQLWILYTELFSVHCFSQLAVHFQILCIELRELKKKTDDEQHFSSELRRLVRCHQRILHLVQRVNEVFYAPLILQLFATFALLCLSAFVVMACRDQIEIVIRFAIFMLMTFSYISYWSKFGDMVTEKSHEVALAAYDAYQYSSKSKLLKSQRNLILIMLRAQKPLNMKANPFPAYNLNNCMLLLKQCYTILTVLLRYLD